In a genomic window of Zingiber officinale cultivar Zhangliang chromosome 9B, Zo_v1.1, whole genome shotgun sequence:
- the LOC122023628 gene encoding oligopeptide transporter 3-like — protein MAGKGEGSPPEGNEEAERCPVEEVALVVPETDDPTMPVMTFRAWFLGLTSCSLLIFLNTFFTYRTQPLTISAILVQIAVLPIGQFMASVLPNREVRLFPGGWGFNLNPGPFNIKEHVIITVFANCGVSIGGGDAYSIGAITVMKAYYKQSLSFLCALVIVLTTQVLGYGWAGMMRKYLVEPADMWWPANLAQVSLFRALHEKDEKSKGLSRMNFFLVFFIASFGYYIFPGYLLPILTFFSWMCWIWPHSITAQQIGSAYHGLGVGAFTLDWAGISAYHGSPLVTPWFSILNVAVGFIMFIYIIVPLCYWKFNTFNAQKFPIFSNQLFTTTGQKYDTTKILTPNFDLNVAAYESYGKLYLSPLFALSIGSGFARFTATITHVILFHGSDIWRQSKSAMNSANLDIHAKLMRKYKQVPQWWFLILLLGSIVLSLMMSFIWKRDVQLPWWGMIFAFGLAWLVTLPIGVIQATTNQQPGYDIIAQYMIGYVLPGKPIANLLFKIYGRISTIHALSFLADLKLGHYMKIPPRCMYTAQLVGTLVSGVLNLAVAWWMLEKITNICDVESLHPDSPWTCPKYRVTFDASVIWGLIGPGRLFGHGGLYRNLVWLFLIGAFLPVPIWILSKMYPEKKWIPLINIPVISYGFAGMPPATPTNIASWLLTGTIFNYFVFRYRKGWWQRYNYVLSAALDAGTAFMGVLLFFALQNEGHNLNWWGTELDHCPLATCPTAPGISVKGCPVF, from the exons ATGGCAGGGAAGGGAGAGGGGTCCCCTCCGGAGGGGAATGAGGAGGCGGAGAGGTGCCCGGTGGAGGAGGTAGCGCTGGTGGTGCCGGAGACGGACGACCCGACGATGCCAGTGATGACATTCCGCGCGTGGTTCCTCGGCCTGACGTCCTGCTCCCTCCTCATATTCCTCAACACCTTCTTCACCTACCGCACGCAGCCGCTCACCATCTCGGCCATCCTCGTGCAGATCGCGGTGCTGCCCATCGGCCAGTTCATGGCCTCCGTGCTGCCCAATCGAGAGGTGAGGCTCTTCCCCGGTGGTTGGGGGTTCAACCTCAACCCCGGCCCTTTCAACATCAAGGAGCACGTCATCATCACCGTCTTCGCCAACTGCGGCGTGTCCATCGGAGGAGGGGATGCCTACTCCATAGGCGCCATTACGGTGATGAAAGCCTACTACAAGCAGAGCTTGAGTTTTCTCTGCGCCCTCGTTATCGTGCTCACGACGCAG GTATTGGGTTATGGCTGGGCTGGAATGATGAGAAAGTATCTGGTGGAGCCAGCTGATATGTGGTGGCCTGCTAACCTTGCTCAGGTCTCCCTCTTCAG AGCTTTACATGAGAAGGATGAGAAATCGAAAGGCCTAAGCCGGATGAACTTCTTTCTCGTATTCTTCATTGCCAGCTTTGGCTACTACATTTTTCCTGGCTACCTCTTACCAATATTGACCTTCTTCTCATGGATGTGTTGGATATGGCCTCATAGTATCACTGCACAGCAGATTGGATCGGCGTATCATGGACTTGGGGTTGGTGCATTTACACTCGATTGGGCAGGAATCTCAGCGTACCATGGGAGTCCTCTAGTGACTCCATGGTTTTCCATCCTCAATGTGGCTGTTGGATTCATTATGTTTATCTACATAATAGTCCCTTTATGCTACTGGAAATTTAACACATTCAATGCGCAGAAGTTTCCAATATTCTCCAATCAGCTCTTCACTACAACAGGCCAGAAATATGACACTACCAAGATATTGACACCGAATTTTGATCTGAATGTCGCTGCATATGAGAGTTACGGAAAGCTCTATCTTAGTCCTCTTTTTGCACTCTCGATAGGATCAGGATTTGCAAGATTCACAGCAACCATTACCCATGTTATTCTCTTCCATGGAAG TGACATCTGGAGGCAAAGCAAGTCAGCAATGAACTCAGCAAACTTGGACATTCATGCTAAACTGATGAGGAAATACAAGCAAGTACCTCAGTGGTGGTTCCTCATTCTACTACTAGGAAGCATTGTATTATCACTAATGATGTCCTTCATTTGGAAACGAGATGTGCAGCTTCCATGGTGGGGCATGATATTTGCTTTTGGTTTGGCTTGGCTTGTTACACTTCCCATTGGAGTAATTCAAGCAACCACAAATCAG CAACCTGGATATGATATCATAGCCCAGTATATGATTGGGTATGTCCTTCCTGGAAAACCGATTGCTAATCTTCTGTTCAAGATCTATGGGAGAATCAGCACTATCCATGCCCTTTCATTCCTTGCTGATCTGAAGCTTGGCCATTATATGAAGATTCCACCTCGGTGCATGTACACTGCTCAG CTTGTCGGAACTCTTGTTTCTGGAGTCTTGAACCTTGCTGTGGCTTGGTGGATGCTCGAAAAAATTACGAATATCTGTGATGTTGAATCTCTACATCCTGACAGCCCATGGACTTGCCCCAAGTATAGAGTTACCTTTGACGCTTCCGTCATATGGGGTCTCATAGGCCCCGGTCGCCTCTTTGGGCATGGAGGCCTTTACCGGAATTTGGTGTGGTTGTTCCTTATCGGAGCTTTCTTGCCGGTTCCGATATGGATATTGAGCAAAATGTACCCAGAGAAGAAGTGGATCCCGCTCATCAACATTCCTGTCATATCTTATGGTTTTGCCGGTATGCCGCCTGCAACGCCAACCAACATAGCTAGCTGGCTCCTGACCGGAACCATCTTCAACTACTTTGTTTTCCGATATCGAAAGGGTTGGTGGCAGAGGTACAACTATGTGTTATCTGCAGCTCTGGATGCGGGCACGGCATTCATGGGGGTGCTATTGTTCTTTGCCCTCCAGAATGAGGGTCACAACCTGAACTGGTGGGGCACAGAGCTTGATCACTGCCCACTGGCAACATGTCCGACTGCACCGGGAATATCGGTCAAAGGATGCCCAGTCTTCTAA